The Fundidesulfovibrio terrae genomic sequence AGCACGCTGTGCACGCCGGGCATCTTGAGGGCCTCGGAGGTGTCGATGCCCTTGATGTTGGCGTGGGACACCGTGGCTTGGACCAGGGCCATGTGCAGGGTGTTCTCGGGCATCTTCACGCCCAGGTCCGCGCCATAGTCGCAGGTGCCGGTGACCTTGGCCTCGGCGCTGGGGCGGGGGAAGTTGGTGCCCCAGATGCGCCCGTCCTTGGGCAGCTTGTAGGCCAGGTCGGACATCTTCAGCTTGCCCTGCAGCACCTTGGCCGCGTCCATGACCGCGTCCACCAGGGGCTTGTAGCCGGTGCAGCGGCAGGCGTTGCGGTTCTTCTGGAACCACTCGCGCACTTCCTCGCGGGTGGGGTCGGCGTTTGCGTCGAGCAGCGCCTTGGCGGAAACGATGAAGCCGGGCGAGCAGAAGCCGCACTGCGCCGCGCCGTGGACCATCCAGGCCAGCTGCAGGGGATGGAGGTTGCCGGGCTGTCCCAGGCCTTCGATGGTGTAGATGTCGGCGCCGTCGGCCACGCGCTTCATCTTGGTCACGCAGGAGCGAACCAGCTTGCCGCTGACGATGACGTTGCACGCGCCGCACTGGCCCTCGCCGCAGCCCACCTTGGTGCCGGTGAGCTTGAGCTGCTTGCGCAGCACGTTGGCCAGGGTTTCGTCCTGGTCCGTCACCACGGTCTGGGGTTTGCCGTTGATGATAAGGCTCCTCTTGATCATTCCCTGCCTCCTTGTCGCATCGGGTTGAAGTCGTGGTCACGGATGGTCCGGCGGCGCGATGCCAGCCGGAATCATTGGCCTTTTCCGAACGGACATACGGGATACCGGCACTCGGGACAGGCCATGCACAGCCCGCCGTGCCCGAGAGCCGCGATGTCGCGGGCGCTCACCGTCTCGCCTGCCAGAAGCCTGGGCACGACGAGGTCGAAGATGCTGGCCTTGTGGTACATGACGCAGCCGGGCAGCCCGAGCACGGGCACGTTGCCGATCATGGCCAGCAGGAACATCGCCCCGGGCAGCACGGGCGCACCGTAGCCCACCACCTTGCCCCCGGCCTCGCGGATGCTGGCCGGGGTCTGGTCGTCGGGGTCCACGGACATGCCCCCCGTGACCACGATCATCTGCGCGCCCTCGGCCAGAAGCTTGCGGATGGCGGCCACGCACATGGGTATCTCGTCGTTCACGATGACCTGGCGGAAGACTGTGCTGCCGAGGCTCTCGAACTTGCGGCGCACCACCGGGCCGAAGCCGTCCCGGATGCGCCCGGAAAAGACCTCGCTGCCCGTGGTGACCATGCCCACCAGCGTGGGCGCGAA encodes the following:
- a CDS encoding molybdopterin-binding protein; translated protein: MKAIPVHEAVGTVLGHDITRIVPGQEKGTAYRKGHVITREDIPGLLTVGKEHIFVFDLRQGFVHEDDAALRLAGAARGQGLALSAPSEGKVTLTAAHAGLLKVDVERLTALNSIEDIVFATAHSNQQVQAGQPVAGTRVVPLVIEEEKLERAELALAGRPLIEVKPFAPTLVGMVTTGSEVFSGRIRDGFGPVVRRKFESLGSTVFRQVIVNDEIPMCVAAIRKLLAEGAQMIVVTGGMSVDPDDQTPASIREAGGKVVGYGAPVLPGAMFLLAMIGNVPVLGLPGCVMYHKASIFDLVVPRLLAGETVSARDIAALGHGGLCMACPECRYPVCPFGKGQ